The Natronolimnobius baerhuensis DNA segment TGTTCTGAGCTGTGCAGTGGTCGATTCTCCTGTGACGTCACCACACCACACCAACAGCGCCCCTGTCTGACCGTTCTCGAGGCAGACTGCGTCGGGACTCGAGCGAGTGCACTCGCTCGAGTGAGAAATCACCAGACAGTAGCGTGATTGGGCAGTATATGGCCTGCAGGCGGGGATTAACTCGCTGCATATGAAAGGGATAGGTGTTCGGAGTGTGTCCGCATAGGGGTGTCCATGGAGGACTCCGACGACCTGTCCCGTCGAACGATGCTCAAACTGACTGGTGTTGCCGGTATCACAGCAGCGGCTGCTGGCTGTGCAGACAATGGTAATGGCAACGGTGAGGAGGAAGAAGACCCAGCAGATGACCCCGCCGACGAGGAAGACGACACCGCGCCAGTCGAAGACGAAGACGAGGAAGAAGACGACGAAATGGAGGATGAGGAAGAAGACGACCCTGACGAAGAAGAGGAGGAAGAAGACGAAGCTGATGAGGATGAGGCAGACGACGAAAACGGCGACGCCATCGAACCCGGCACGACAATCGAACTTGATGCACAGACTGCCGGCTGGGTTGGTGTCGAACCAGAGGAAATCGCCGACGATGAGAACCCAACGCTGACGCTCGAGGAAGGCGAAGAGTACGAAATCGGCTGGGAAGAAGGCGACGGCTCTAACCACAACATCGAACTGGTCGACGAGGACGACGAGGTCGTCGACGATTACGAAACCGAAGAGGAAAGCGAAGGTGGCGATGATCAGTTCATCGAGTTCGAAGCGACCGATGACATCGCCGAGTACGTCTGTCGTCCACACGAAGCCACGATGCGCGGCACAATCGAAATCGAAGGCAACGGCAACGGTGACGACGAGGAAGACGACAACGGCGACGAAGACGAAAACGGTGACGAGGAGAACGGCGATAACGGCGACGACGAGTAACGCACTCGCCAACTCGGTCCGTTTGCGACCTATTTCTTCACAATCCTCGAGCCAGCGCTGTCGTCGCCACCCGGAGATAGCGCCGAGTCAGTCGTGCGTGTAGTAGGTAACCGTCTCGTCACCGCTCGAGTCGTCGATGCGAGCGAAGCCGACGCGGACGAACTGGACGACTTCGTCGGCTGCGAGGTCGCCGACGCCTGGCTCGGCACGGCCGGTCACGTCGCCGTCCATCGTTCGCATCCGAACGGGGACGCTCTCGCTTGCAGGAACCCAGTGGACGACATCGGCGTTGCCCTCGCGGACGACGTCGATGTCGTCGTCGGTGTACTCCAGCGTCTCCTCGGTAAATCGGAAGCAGCCGAGTCCCTTGAGCCAGAGCCGTTCGCCTGAGTCGGGAAGGTCGTCGGCCTCGAGGAGGACGGAGTCCCCAACTGGGATCTCGCGGACGCCGCGCTCGTCGTGGTCGGGATGGACTGGCGGGGTCCCCTGAGCAGGTGAGTTGCCGGCGAGTGGAACCTGCATGCCGTCGCGGACAAAGAATCGGCGGTCGGCCTCGTCGTCGATCAGGTCGCGGTTGGTCGCGTAGATGGTGCTCATCGCGAGGTCGACGTCGCTGGTCGAAGTGCCGAGGCCAGTCATTGCCTCGACGATGGCCTCGCCACGGATACCTCTGCGACGGAGGCTCTTGAGCGTCGGCGCGCGTGGGTCGTCCCAGCCCTCGAGTTCGCCGGCGTCGATGAGCTCCGAAATGGTCGAGGTGCTCATCTTCACGTCGTAGGCGTCGATCTGGACGTGGCCCCAGTGGACCACTTCGGGGTACTCCCAGCCGAAGTAGTCGTAGACGAACTGTTGGCGCTTGGCCGAATCCTGCAGGTCGATTCCACGGATGATGTGGGTGATGCCGAGCAGGTGGTCGTCGACGCCGGACTGGAAGTCGAGCA contains these protein-coding regions:
- a CDS encoding twin-arginine translocation signal domain-containing protein, which produces MEDSDDLSRRTMLKLTGVAGITAAAAGCADNGNGNGEEEEDPADDPADEEDDTAPVEDEDEEEDDEMEDEEEDDPDEEEEEEDEADEDEADDENGDAIEPGTTIELDAQTAGWVGVEPEEIADDENPTLTLEEGEEYEIGWEEGDGSNHNIELVDEDDEVVDDYETEEESEGGDDQFIEFEATDDIAEYVCRPHEATMRGTIEIEGNGNGDDEEDDNGDEDENGDEENGDNGDDE